In the Aerosakkonema funiforme FACHB-1375 genome, one interval contains:
- the rlmD gene encoding 23S rRNA (uracil(1939)-C(5))-methyltransferase RlmD encodes MIQNSESKTEYSKSDDIWQQGNLVEIDIDDLTDSGDGVGRWRERVVFVPDTVVGDRISVRLVRVKPEYAHGKLHQIIEPSAHRIRPSCIVADKCGGCQWQHIDYQYQLEAKQNQVIQALQRIGGIDNPPVDRILAGDSDLGYRNKATYPLAISSATGQVQAGYYQKGSHQLINLSQCPTQDARLNPLLAEVKRDIQQRGWQIYDESRHKGQIRHLALRIGRRTGEMLLTLVVKDWKLPGMKAQAEEWLKRYPELVGVSLNRNGDRTNAIFGDETRCIVGKPYLREVFADLEYQIRPDTFFQVYTETAEALLQVIESELHLQGDEVLFDAYCGIGTMTLPLAKRVREAIGLEVQSEAVEQAKTNAELNGINNVTFQVGEVEKLLPQLDVKPDIVLLDPPRKGCDRAVIDTLLQIQPQRIVYVSCKPATLARDLKLLCQNSEYRLTKVQPADFFPQTAHVEAAAFLVR; translated from the coding sequence ATGATTCAAAATTCTGAGTCTAAAACTGAATATTCAAAATCTGATGATATCTGGCAACAAGGCAACTTGGTTGAGATCGATATTGACGATTTAACCGACTCTGGGGATGGGGTGGGGCGTTGGAGGGAACGGGTGGTGTTTGTTCCGGATACGGTGGTAGGCGATCGCATTTCAGTTCGCCTGGTGCGGGTGAAACCGGAATACGCCCACGGCAAACTTCACCAAATTATCGAACCATCTGCCCATCGCATTCGCCCTAGCTGCATTGTGGCTGATAAATGCGGCGGCTGTCAGTGGCAGCATATTGATTACCAGTATCAGCTAGAAGCGAAGCAAAATCAGGTGATTCAAGCTTTGCAGCGCATAGGCGGTATTGACAATCCACCAGTCGATCGCATTTTAGCGGGTGATTCCGATTTGGGATATCGTAACAAAGCGACATATCCTCTAGCGATATCATCAGCCACGGGACAAGTGCAAGCGGGATATTACCAAAAAGGCAGTCACCAATTGATTAACTTGAGTCAATGTCCGACGCAAGATGCGCGGTTAAATCCCCTCCTGGCAGAAGTGAAACGGGATATCCAGCAGCGGGGGTGGCAAATTTACGATGAAAGCCGTCACAAAGGGCAAATTCGGCATCTGGCGTTGCGAATTGGACGCCGTACCGGTGAAATGCTGCTAACTTTGGTAGTCAAGGATTGGAAATTACCGGGAATGAAAGCGCAGGCAGAGGAGTGGCTGAAGCGGTATCCTGAGTTGGTAGGGGTGTCACTGAATCGCAATGGCGATCGCACTAATGCTATTTTCGGAGACGAAACTCGCTGTATTGTCGGCAAACCTTACTTGCGCGAAGTGTTTGCTGATTTAGAGTACCAAATTCGCCCGGATACTTTTTTCCAAGTTTACACAGAAACTGCCGAGGCACTGTTGCAGGTTATTGAATCTGAATTGCATCTGCAAGGCGATGAGGTTTTGTTCGATGCCTATTGCGGTATCGGTACAATGACTTTGCCGTTAGCGAAACGGGTACGGGAAGCAATTGGCTTGGAAGTGCAATCGGAGGCGGTAGAACAGGCAAAGACAAATGCAGAATTGAACGGTATTAATAATGTGACGTTTCAAGTTGGCGAAGTCGAGAAGTTACTACCGCAGTTAGATGTAAAGCCGGATATTGTATTGTTAGATCCGCCCAGAAAGGGATGCGATCGGGCTGTCATCGACACTTTACTGCAAATTCAACCTCAGCGCATTGTTTACGTCAGTTGCAAACCCGCCACTCTCGCCCGCGACCTTAAATTATTGTGTCAAAACAGCGAATATCGCTTGACAAAAGTACAACCTGCCGATTTCTTTCCGCAGACGGCGCACGTTGAGGCAGCAGCTTTTTTGGTGCGTTGA
- the apcD gene encoding allophycocyanin subunit alpha-B, translating into MSVVSQVILKADDELRYPSTGELKSIKEFFQTGVQRTRIVATLAENEKKIVQEASKLLWQKRPDFIAPGGNAYGQRQRALCLRDYGWYLRLVTYGILCGDKEPIEKIGLIGAREMYNSLGVPVPGMAEAIRCLKKASLALLSEEDAAEAAPYFDYIIQGMS; encoded by the coding sequence ATGAGCGTAGTTAGCCAAGTTATTCTCAAAGCCGACGACGAGCTTCGCTATCCTAGCACCGGCGAACTCAAGAGTATCAAAGAGTTTTTTCAAACCGGCGTACAGCGGACACGCATCGTCGCCACACTAGCTGAAAATGAAAAGAAGATAGTTCAAGAAGCCAGCAAACTCCTGTGGCAGAAGCGTCCCGACTTCATCGCCCCTGGCGGTAACGCCTACGGGCAGCGCCAACGGGCGTTATGCTTGAGAGACTATGGCTGGTACTTGCGCCTGGTCACTTATGGCATTCTCTGCGGCGACAAAGAACCGATCGAGAAGATCGGTTTGATTGGCGCACGGGAAATGTACAATTCTTTGGGCGTCCCCGTACCCGGAATGGCGGAAGCTATCCGTTGCTTGAAGAAAGCTTCTTTGGCTCTTTTGAGTGAAGAAGATGCTGCCGAAGCAGCGCCTTACTTTGATTACATTATTCAGGGGATGTCCTAA
- a CDS encoding PAS domain-containing sensor histidine kinase, protein MSLNVEHQYQTIDRIDNTPELAPSISSKRERLEKRLQETEVNYRNIFENALLGMFQATSSGEYLLANQMLSSIYGYDSPTELIANITNIKEQLYVKPNRYTELMELLEKRNIVWQFESQVYRKDGNIIWISENVRIIYDSSGDIVGYEGYVQDISERKHSEEMMQAELAKEKEINNIKARFFSMACHELRTFLTIIIATSDLLKLHGNKLNTKDRLHYFDKITENIKSMNELLEGFIAIGKAELKKTTVNFSAFELKSFCESIWEDVKTITKTTHKLAFQNNCNNLTLVSNKTLLRQILMNLLLNAVKYSPENNTLFFELDCQKNLINFRIKDRGIGIPKEDREHLFEAFHRASNVLNFSGTGLGMAIVKRAVELHGGSIAVESEVGSGTTITVTIPTICTNLHTSNWESKIFCVCDDRDRSLQNSSL, encoded by the coding sequence ATGTCTTTGAATGTAGAACATCAATATCAAACTATCGACAGGATAGACAATACACCTGAATTAGCGCCCAGCATCTCTAGCAAAAGAGAGAGATTAGAAAAAAGATTACAGGAAACGGAAGTAAATTATCGCAATATCTTTGAAAATGCCCTCTTAGGTATGTTTCAAGCTACAAGCAGTGGCGAATACTTACTAGCAAATCAAATGCTATCTTCCATATACGGATATGATTCACCTACAGAACTTATTGCGAACATTACAAATATCAAAGAGCAGCTATATGTCAAGCCAAATCGTTATACCGAGTTGATGGAATTATTGGAAAAGCGAAATATCGTATGGCAATTTGAATCTCAAGTATATCGTAAAGATGGCAATATAATATGGATTTCTGAAAATGTAAGAATTATTTATGATAGCAGCGGCGATATAGTTGGTTATGAAGGATATGTGCAGGATATTAGCGAGCGCAAACATTCTGAGGAAATGATGCAGGCGGAGCTTGCAAAAGAAAAAGAAATTAATAACATCAAAGCTCGATTTTTTTCAATGGCCTGCCACGAATTACGGACATTTCTAACAATCATCATAGCAACCAGCGATTTACTAAAACTACACGGAAATAAGTTAAATACAAAAGATAGATTACATTATTTTGATAAAATCACAGAAAATATTAAAAGTATGAACGAATTATTGGAAGGTTTTATAGCAATTGGCAAAGCCGAATTAAAGAAAACAACAGTTAACTTCTCTGCCTTTGAACTTAAAAGCTTTTGCGAATCCATTTGGGAGGACGTTAAAACAATTACGAAAACTACACACAAACTAGCATTCCAGAATAATTGCAATAATCTTACTTTAGTTTCTAATAAAACTCTTTTAAGGCAGATTTTGATGAATTTGCTGTTAAACGCTGTTAAGTATTCTCCTGAAAATAACACACTTTTCTTTGAATTAGATTGCCAAAAAAACCTAATAAACTTTCGGATAAAAGATCGAGGCATAGGTATTCCCAAAGAAGATCGGGAACACCTATTTGAAGCGTTTCATAGAGCGAGCAATGTTTTGAACTTTTCTGGGACGGGTCTGGGAATGGCAATTGTTAAAAGAGCGGTGGAATTACATGGCGGTAGCATCGCAGTCGAAAGTGAAGTGGGTAGTGGAACAACGATAACAGTAACTATACCAACTATTTGTACCAATTTACATACTAGCAATTGGGAAAGTAAAATATTTTGTGTTTGCGACGATCGCGATCGCTCTCTCCAAAATAGCAGCTTATAG
- a CDS encoding Rpn family recombination-promoting nuclease/putative transposase: MRTDTIFYQLFQTFPSLLFELIAEPPSLANSYEFSYREIKELARSFDGLFLPTESASQQPIYFVEVQFQPKSDFYWRFITEVFVYLGQYKPANDWRAVAIFARRNLDDGVPMQYRGLLMSQQITSVYLDELGETASSSLSLGIVQLVVGSGETAVELTHRLLQQARTQLSDEALLRKVIELIESVLIYKFTALSRQEIETMFGLSDLKETRFYQEAKEDGKQEGKLEGKLETVPILLQLGLTVPQIAERLGLDIEAVKRVSRAEVGDPPKG, translated from the coding sequence GTGAGAACCGATACCATTTTCTATCAACTTTTTCAAACCTTCCCCAGCCTACTATTTGAACTCATCGCTGAACCTCCATCGCTCGCTAATAGCTATGAATTTTCCTACAGAGAAATCAAAGAACTTGCTCGCAGCTTTGATGGTTTGTTTTTGCCAACTGAAAGCGCTTCCCAACAACCCATTTACTTTGTCGAAGTTCAGTTTCAGCCAAAATCAGACTTTTACTGGCGATTTATAACGGAAGTATTTGTCTACTTGGGTCAGTACAAACCTGCTAACGACTGGCGTGCAGTAGCAATATTTGCAAGGCGCAATTTAGACGATGGAGTACCAATGCAGTATCGAGGTTTGCTTATGAGTCAGCAAATCACATCTGTATATCTCGATGAATTAGGGGAAACAGCATCTTCATCCCTCAGCTTGGGAATAGTACAGCTAGTAGTTGGAAGTGGAGAAACCGCAGTTGAACTAACTCATCGACTCCTGCAACAAGCACGCACGCAACTGTCGGATGAAGCTCTCTTACGGAAAGTTATAGAATTGATTGAGAGCGTCTTGATTTACAAGTTTACCGCACTAAGTCGTCAGGAGATAGAAACCATGTTTGGATTAAGCGATCTAAAAGAGACAAGATTTTATCAGGAAGCCAAGGAAGACGGCAAACAGGAAGGCAAGTTAGAAGGCAAGTTAGAAACAGTACCCATTTTATTGCAATTGGGTTTGACTGTCCCACAAATAGCCGAAAGACTTGGTTTGGATATTGAAGCGGTAAAACGGGTTTCTCGTGCAGAAGTTGGCGATCCGCCAAAAGGATAA
- the purL gene encoding phosphoribosylformylglycinamidine synthase subunit PurL, with translation MSTTSPFSPEEIAAEGLKPEEYQEIVNRLGRHPNKAELGMFGVMWSEHCCYKNSRPLLKQFPTTGDRILVGPGENAGVVDLGDGIRLAFKIESHNHPSAVEPFQGAATGVGGILRDIFTMGARPIALLNSLRFGSLEDARTRRLFSGVVSGISHYGNCLVANETFIWRDENGVHFDTIGNFVESRLPSGKTTVELDATTSVETLSIDPDTLQSCWQPVRRIFKRRSNKLVTIRTSLGRTLRVTPDHPSFIRRNGELDILPALSLSVGDEIPILTNFPFSDSEDIPPLDLLSTLDEAHSKDVYVALPPNWQATDIVRAALQLLESCASNRCRYLKKGLLPLQHFLSLEPLLNVSRRDIWLYRKSGKANYMKAVIQPDELFARLLGYYLSEGCVSQNGNTDKIIFTFAHHEIEYVNDVLDGLKRLGLKGYVEKRASTIAVYATSWLLGHLLKNVWHCGKKASNKAFPAFVFHWPRNLQREALKGLLRGDGSLTTRTKGSHTKIAFATTSHKLFEQAITLIQNQGAIPLIYHRLASQGQIEGRTHQRLPLWQLEVCNFAGLTALANVFSEERTVELATALTRYNGTKYSFPRFRQSSDDVAFVKIKSIETNNVDECDVYDVEVDNTHLFVTNSGIVTHNCVGVPTVGGEVYFDPAYSGNPLVNVMALGLMETQDIVKSGAVGIGNPVLYVGSTTGRDGMGGASFASAELSDESMDDRPAVQVGDPFLEKSLIEACLAAFKTGAVVAAQDMGAAGITCSTSEMAAKGGVGIELDLDKIPVRESGMVPYEYLLSESQERMLFVAHKGREQELIDIFHRWGLHAVVAGEVISEPIARILFQGKVAAEIPATALADNTPIYHRELLAQPPEYARKAWEWTDQSLPACSIGGIEIEGNLKSWNDILLTLLDNPTIASKRWVYRQYDHQVQNNTVILPGGADAAVVRIRPAEELPNPKTEIQNPKLGVAATVDCNSRYVYLNPYEGAKAVVAEAARNLSCVGAEPLAVTDNLNFGSPEKPVGYWQLAEACRGIAEACREFSTPVTGGNVSLYNETLDSDGNPQPIYPTPVVGMVGLIPDITKICGQAWQQAGDLIYLLGQPLVGQASRLSQTEGGQDARPTREITLAASEYLAAIHGVVAGIPPLIDFELERRVQAACREGIRQGWVRSAHDCAEGGLVIALSEACIGGKLGAEINLGVSSSDSVRWDCLLFGEGGARIIVSVAQDRSEIWESYLKEQLSENWQKIGQVGNPDAHLRVITADDRPLIDVTITDVCDRSFHAIERRLSI, from the coding sequence ATGTCTACCACTTCTCCTTTCTCTCCTGAAGAAATCGCCGCTGAAGGACTCAAACCTGAAGAGTATCAAGAAATCGTTAACCGTCTCGGTCGCCATCCCAACAAAGCTGAGTTGGGAATGTTTGGCGTCATGTGGTCGGAACACTGCTGCTACAAGAATTCCCGACCCCTACTCAAACAGTTTCCCACCACAGGCGATCGCATCCTCGTCGGCCCCGGAGAAAACGCCGGAGTGGTAGACTTAGGTGACGGAATCAGACTCGCCTTTAAAATAGAATCTCACAACCACCCCTCAGCAGTCGAACCGTTTCAAGGTGCAGCCACAGGCGTTGGTGGTATTCTGCGCGATATCTTTACAATGGGTGCTAGACCGATCGCCCTATTGAATTCCCTTCGCTTCGGTTCTCTGGAAGATGCGCGTACCAGAAGGTTGTTCAGCGGCGTAGTTTCGGGAATATCCCATTATGGAAATTGCTTAGTCGCCAACGAGACATTTATCTGGCGCGACGAGAACGGCGTCCATTTTGATACAATCGGAAACTTTGTGGAATCGCGGTTACCATCGGGCAAAACAACCGTAGAATTAGATGCTACTACCTCTGTAGAAACCCTCTCCATAGACCCCGACACTCTGCAAAGTTGCTGGCAACCAGTGCGACGTATTTTCAAGCGACGCAGCAATAAACTTGTAACTATTCGTACAAGTTTAGGCCGTACTCTCAGGGTCACGCCAGATCATCCCAGTTTCATTCGACGTAACGGCGAGTTGGACATACTGCCAGCACTATCTTTAAGCGTTGGCGATGAAATTCCCATACTTACCAATTTCCCTTTCTCGGACAGCGAGGATATTCCGCCACTAGATTTACTTAGCACCTTGGATGAGGCGCACAGTAAAGACGTTTATGTAGCTTTGCCTCCAAATTGGCAGGCAACGGATATTGTTCGTGCAGCTTTACAATTGCTCGAATCTTGTGCAAGTAATCGTTGCCGCTACTTGAAAAAAGGCTTACTCCCCCTGCAACATTTTCTGAGTTTGGAACCACTGCTCAACGTTTCCCGTAGGGATATATGGCTTTACCGCAAAAGTGGTAAAGCTAACTACATGAAAGCAGTCATCCAGCCAGATGAGCTATTTGCACGTTTACTTGGCTACTATCTCTCTGAGGGATGTGTATCCCAAAACGGGAATACCGATAAAATCATTTTCACCTTTGCTCACCACGAAATCGAATACGTTAATGACGTATTGGATGGTCTAAAACGTTTGGGATTGAAAGGCTACGTAGAAAAACGCGCTTCCACTATTGCTGTGTACGCAACTTCCTGGTTGCTCGGACACCTATTGAAAAACGTTTGGCACTGTGGTAAAAAAGCAAGCAATAAGGCTTTTCCTGCTTTTGTCTTCCATTGGCCTCGAAATTTACAGAGGGAAGCACTCAAAGGTTTGCTGCGCGGTGATGGTTCTCTAACAACGCGCACCAAAGGCAGTCATACCAAAATTGCCTTTGCTACGACCAGTCACAAATTATTTGAGCAAGCAATAACTCTGATTCAAAATCAGGGCGCTATTCCACTAATTTATCACCGTCTTGCCAGTCAAGGACAAATCGAAGGACGCACTCATCAGCGCCTACCCTTGTGGCAATTGGAAGTTTGCAACTTTGCCGGATTGACAGCATTAGCTAATGTTTTTAGCGAAGAACGCACTGTCGAGTTAGCCACAGCTTTAACTCGGTATAACGGAACAAAATATTCGTTTCCGCGTTTTCGGCAATCATCAGATGATGTCGCTTTTGTCAAGATTAAAAGCATAGAAACTAATAACGTTGATGAATGCGATGTCTACGATGTTGAGGTAGATAATACTCATCTTTTCGTTACCAATTCCGGTATAGTTACTCATAATTGTGTGGGAGTACCCACAGTTGGCGGCGAAGTTTATTTCGATCCTGCTTATTCCGGAAATCCCTTAGTTAACGTGATGGCATTGGGGTTGATGGAAACCCAAGATATTGTCAAATCTGGTGCAGTAGGAATCGGCAATCCCGTACTTTATGTCGGTTCTACCACGGGAAGAGATGGGATGGGAGGCGCAAGTTTTGCCAGTGCGGAACTTAGCGATGAATCGATGGACGATCGACCCGCCGTGCAAGTGGGAGATCCTTTCTTAGAAAAATCTCTGATCGAAGCTTGTTTGGCAGCTTTTAAAACAGGTGCGGTTGTCGCCGCACAAGATATGGGTGCAGCAGGAATTACCTGTTCTACTTCGGAAATGGCAGCAAAAGGCGGTGTGGGAATAGAACTGGATTTAGATAAAATCCCAGTGCGGGAAAGCGGTATGGTTCCCTACGAATATTTACTGTCAGAATCCCAAGAAAGGATGCTGTTTGTTGCCCATAAAGGACGCGAACAGGAATTAATTGATATTTTCCATCGTTGGGGGCTGCACGCGGTAGTAGCGGGAGAGGTAATTTCAGAACCAATTGCGCGAATTTTGTTCCAAGGTAAAGTGGCAGCTGAAATTCCCGCTACTGCATTAGCGGATAACACACCAATTTATCATCGCGAGTTACTGGCACAACCTCCAGAATACGCCCGCAAAGCTTGGGAATGGACAGATCAATCTCTACCTGCTTGCAGTATAGGTGGGATCGAAATTGAAGGTAATTTGAAAAGTTGGAACGATATCCTGCTCACACTTTTGGATAATCCCACGATTGCATCTAAACGTTGGGTTTATCGTCAGTACGATCATCAAGTGCAGAACAATACTGTCATTTTACCCGGTGGTGCCGATGCCGCAGTTGTCCGAATTCGCCCCGCTGAAGAACTTCCCAATCCAAAAACGGAAATTCAAAATCCAAAATTGGGAGTTGCTGCAACTGTTGATTGCAATTCCCGTTACGTTTATCTCAATCCCTACGAAGGTGCTAAAGCAGTTGTCGCCGAAGCTGCACGCAACCTCAGCTGTGTGGGGGCAGAACCTTTGGCAGTTACGGATAACCTCAATTTCGGCAGTCCGGAAAAGCCTGTCGGATATTGGCAACTGGCAGAAGCTTGTCGGGGAATCGCGGAAGCTTGTCGGGAATTTAGTACACCCGTCACTGGTGGTAATGTTTCCCTCTACAACGAAACGCTCGATAGCGATGGTAATCCCCAGCCTATCTATCCCACGCCTGTGGTGGGAATGGTGGGATTGATTCCCGATATTACCAAGATTTGCGGTCAAGCTTGGCAACAAGCCGGAGATTTAATTTATCTGCTGGGACAACCTCTTGTGGGACAGGCGTCTCGCCTGTCACAAACAGAAGGCGGGCAGGATGCCCGCCCCACAAGAGAGATAACATTGGCTGCTTCCGAGTACTTAGCTGCAATTCACGGTGTTGTCGCCGGAATTCCTCCACTGATAGACTTTGAGTTGGAACGCCGCGTGCAAGCTGCCTGTCGGGAAGGAATTCGTCAAGGTTGGGTGCGATCGGCTCACGATTGCGCTGAAGGAGGATTGGTGATTGCACTCTCGGAAGCTTGCATTGGCGGTAAGTTAGGTGCCGAAATTAATTTAGGAGTTAGTTCATCAGATTCTGTGCGCTGGGATTGTCTTCTATTCGGGGAAGGCGGCGCAAGAATTATTGTGTCGGTAGCGCAAGATCGATCGGAAATCTGGGAATCCTATTTGAAGGAGCAACTGAGCGAGAATTGGCAAAAAATCGGTCAAGTCGGTAATCCCGATGCCCATTTACGGGTAATTACGGCAGACGATCGACCCTTAATCGACGTTACCATTACGGACGTGTGCGATCGCTCCTTTCACGCGATCGAACGGCGTTTAAGTATTTAG